One segment of Odontesthes bonariensis isolate fOdoBon6 chromosome 1, fOdoBon6.hap1, whole genome shotgun sequence DNA contains the following:
- the nkpd1 gene encoding NTPase KAP family P-loop domain-containing protein 1 isoform X2, which yields MKEPTTDDIYAYALSKTLTKVSSPATVGLYSLCQDRINMILKQMEEYMDQEASKIEQEYDERPKPRTAKPSFFGFLALIGRMLFDRPVWTEKNQRHCNVRFIYVHFSAWHFAGSDLLWAGIVIRLIQAMQMSFGKFQLALYNVAQHNEEDEIKKKVVKDGPNDWDSKKICCCPLWLLVPFFLMLPVIILVLLLVYGFSKGEALPGDGKNETNGHVDAFEGLFLASLGVPALSALKFIFQMGKNLIFSQDLNIRRTMDNERISSQLGFMNEVRKEIWFLSRFVQFMEVFERRRIRIVLKITNLDRCTPKKITAVLEAIDILLSDEEGPFISILAVNPDVLLEKVNFADGCFCKEDRAYALLNRIVTLAFTVPPLSENLKRNLFYSLTDKHRKKRSSADTSVLEIVLEPSASYPLINRNTAALDVKEENLFKHILAISERKLNKYMLDDAISMRRVINSVRVTVIIMMALKGKLSRPENIAAWVVLANQWPCRLSWIIQCVEDAKQRAAIDGKNAHGDHSQSLWEVFNESREELYVMGAQIEDLLEQDGDPEMFEELLKDDNFEFTVNSLATFQVGMVNLDQSIKRELALIRGASRLKGSGWMRDLAPLPITTIIKMSTADVCKEMERMEYDNPFRVFQLFTPDVLTRGSVCHTEHPRASAGFTLSSDTQII from the exons ATGAAGGAGCCCACAACAG ATGACATCTATGCATACGCCCTGTCCAAGACCCTGACGAAGGTTTCATCACCTGCCACTGTGGGGCTGTACTCTTTGTGTCAGGATCGAATAAACATGATCCTCAAACAGATGGAAG aGTACATGGACCAGGAGGCTTCAAAAATTGAGCAGGAATATGATGAAAGACCAAAGCCCCGAACGGCTAAGCCTTCGTTTTTTGGCTTTCTGGCCCTTATTGGCCGGATGCTCTTCGACAGACCTGTCTGGACAGAGAAGAACCAGCGTCACTGTAACGTTAGATTCATTTATGTGCATTTTAGTGCTTGGCATTTTGCAGGCAGTGACCTGCTGTGGGCAGGCATAGTCATTCGACTGATTCAGGCCATGCAGATGAGCTTCGGAAAATTCCAACTTGCGCTCTATAATGTGGCTCAACATAATGAAGAGGATGAAATCAAGAAGAAG gTTGTGAAAGACGGTCCCAACGACTGGGATTCTAAGAAGATTTGCTGCTGCCCCCTGTGGTTACTCGTCCCATTCTTTCTCATGCTCCCAGTTATCATCCTGGTATTGCTGTTGGTTTATGGTTTTTCTAAAGGTGAAGCGTTACCAGGAGATGGGAAGAATGAAACAAATGGCCATGTGGATGCCTTTGAGGGCCTGTTCCTTGCTTCATTAGGAGTCCCTGCATTGAGTGCACTGAAGTTTATTTTTCAGATGGGTAAGAATCTGATATTCAGCCAGGATCTAAACATTAGGAGGACGATGGACAATGAGCGCATCAGCAGCCAACTGGGCTTCATGAATGAGGTCAGAAAGGAAATATGGTTTTTGTCACGCTTCGTCCAGTTTATGGAGGTGTTTGAGAGGAGGAGGATTCGCATAGTGCTGAAAATCACCAATCTGGACCGCTGCACCCCCAAGAAAATCACCGCAGTTCTGGAAGCCATCGATATTCTGCTTTCAGATGAGGAGGGCCCATTTATTTCCATTCTGGCGGTAAATCCAGATGTTCTTTTAGAGAAAGTGAACTTtgcagatggatgtttctgcaAAGAGGACAGGGCTTATGCACTTTTGAATCGTATAGTAACTCTGGCCTTCACTGTCCCACCACTGAGCGAAAATTTAAAGCGCAATTTATTTTACAGCCtcacagacaaacacagaaaaaagagaTCGTCAGCAGACACATCTGTTCTGGAAATTGTATTGGAACCAAGCGCGTCATATCCACTGATCAATAGAAATACAGCAGCACTGGATGTAAAGGAAGAAAATTTGTTCAAGCACATCCTGGCCATCAGTGAAAGGAAGCTAAACAAGTACATGTTAGATGACGCCATCTCTATGAGGAGGGTGATCAACTCAGTTCGGGTAACTGTTATAATCATGATGGCCCTAAAAGGAAAGCTTTCGAGACCAGAGAACATTGCAGCATGGGTGGTCTTAGCTAATCAGTGGCCCTGTCGACTCAGCTGGATCATCCAGTGTGTTGAGGATGCCAAGCAGAGAGCGGCTATTGATGGGAAGAATGCACATGGTGATCACTCACAGAGCTTATGGGAGGTCTTCAATGAGTCCAGGGAGGAGCTGTATGTGATGGGAGCACAGATTGAAGACCTTCTCGAGCAGGATGGAGATCCTGAGATGTTTGAAGAATTGCTCAAGGATGACAATTTTGAATTCACCGTAAACAGCTTGGCGACATTTCAAGTGGGGATGGTGAATCTGGATCAGTCTATCAAGAGGGAGCTGGCTCTCATCAGAGGAGCGTCCAGGCTGAAAGGTTCTGGTTGGATGAGGGATCTGGCTCCTCTGCCAATCACAACTATCATCAAAATGAGCACAGCTGATGTTTGTAAAGAG